Proteins found in one Fibrobacter sp. UWH6 genomic segment:
- a CDS encoding helix-turn-helix domain-containing protein — protein MRLYEKAKKERLEKKGWKVGDIDEILDLNEAEMAIIEMKVALAKALVEKRKKNGLSQEEVARISGTSQSRLAKMEKANASVSLELMIRVLFSMGSSKKELLKTMAG, from the coding sequence GTGAGGCTATATGAAAAGGCGAAAAAAGAAAGACTTGAAAAAAAAGGCTGGAAGGTCGGTGATATAGATGAAATTCTAGACCTAAACGAAGCTGAAATGGCCATTATCGAAATGAAAGTTGCACTTGCTAAGGCCCTGGTAGAAAAACGGAAGAAGAACGGTCTATCTCAAGAAGAAGTGGCAAGGATATCAGGAACAAGCCAATCGCGCTTGGCAAAAATGGAAAAAGCGAACGCCAGCGTCTCCCTAGAGCTGATGATACGTGTGCTGTTTTCAATGGGTTCCAGCAAGAAAGAACTCCTAAAAACCATGGCCGGATAG